The window GTGCGAGGACGTGCTCGCCGCCGAGGACCAGTTCCTCGACTGGACCTGGGGCCAGGTCACCCTCGGCACCGAGGACGAGGTCTACGGCATCCCGCAGGACCAGGGCCCGATGGCGCTGTTCTACCGCAGCGACCTGTTCGAGCAGAACGGCATCCCCGTCCCCACCACGTGGGAGGAGTACCGCGAGGCGGCAGTGCAGATCCGCGAGCTCGGCGGCTACATCACCAACTTCTCCGACAGCGACATCAACCAGTTCGCCGGCTTCGTCTGGCAGGCCGGCGGTCAGTGGTTCGAGAACGACGGCGACGCCTGGACGGTGAACCTCACCGGCGAGGAGTCGACGACGGTCGCCGACTACTGGCAGGACCTCATCGAGAACGATCTCGTCTCGACCTACCCCGCGTGGACCGACGAGTGGAACAACGCCTACAACTCCGGCGAGGTCTGGACGTGGAACTCGGCCGTGTGGGGTGCGAACTCCATCCTCTCGGGTGCCCCCGACACCTCCGGCAACTGGTCGGTGGCCCTGGCCCCGCAGTGGAACGCCGGTGACGAGAAGGCCGGCAACTGGGGCGGCTCGTCCATCGCGGTGTTCAACGGCACCGACCACCTCTACGAGGCGGCGAAGTTCGCGCTGTGGCTGAACACCTCGGAAGAGGCGCTCACCTCGCTGAACGAGACCGCGCAGATCTACCCGGCCACGACGGCCGGCCTCGAGCTGCCGGTGCTGCAGGAGGGTGTGGAGTTCTACGGCGGCCAGCCCATCTACGACGTGTTCGCCCAGGCCGCGACCCAGGTCGACCCCAACTTCACCTGGGGCCCGACCATGACGCAGACCTACGGTGACGTCTCCGACGGCTTCAAGGCCGCCGCACAGGGCAACGGCACGCTGCTCGAGGCGCTCGAGGAGGGCCAGGCGGCCACGGTCTCGACGCTCGAGGCGCAGTCGATCCCCGTCGCGGAGTAATGCGCGCCGACCCCGGCGCGGTGTGATCCGCGCCGGGGGCCGGGGCCCCTCTCGCCGGGGCCCCTCTCGCCGGGGGCCCCGGCCCGACGAGCCCACCCTTTCCCCCACGTCGCCCGTCCTCTCGCGAGGACGCCGCGCCCGACCTCGAGCCCACCCCCCCGACGCCGTCCCCGCGCGACCCGCGCCGGGCGCGCGCCGGGCGGGATCGGGCTGGAGCTCTTTCGAGAAGGTGGCGCGAATGGCGGGCTTCGTGTGCGCAAGGTCGCCATTTGCGTCACCTTCGTCGGCAGCCGGATGCCGCGGAGCGGCGAGGTGGCGAAGCTGGTCGCCGTCACCCGCTGCCGGCGACCATCTGGGCCACCCGGTTCGGGCGGATCGATCGGGGTGGCGCTATTGGTCGGGGGTGTCACCGGTCGGCGACCAGTTGTGCCACCGCGATTCGAGTCCGGTGATCGGGGTGGCGCTATTGGTCGGGGGTGGCACCGGTCGGCGACCAGTTGTGCCACCGCGATTCGAGTCCGGTGATCGAGGTGGCGTGACTGGTCGGGGGTGGCGTCGATGGGACGCCCATTTGGGCCACCGCGATCCGCCCGAGTCGATCCGGGTGGCGCCTTCTGTCGGGGTGGCGCCTTCTGTCGGGGTGGCGCGTTTGGTCGGGGGTGGCGTCGAGGGGCGCGGCTGCGAACCCGCTCGCGCAACCCCGGGCTTCGGGGCACCCCGGCCGGGCAGAATGACCCCATGAGGTTCGTTCGCGCAGGACTGTACCTGGTGCAGGCGATCGTCGTCGGCGTCGTGATCACGCTGACCGGCATGCCCGCCACCGGCGAGGTGACGGCGCGCCTGGGGGGAACGGATGTCGCGATCGCGACCGTCCACGCCGGGTGGGCCACCGTGGTGCTCCTCGCCTTCGGCGCACTCGTCGACGCCGCCGTGGCGCGGGTCGAGCCCCTCGCCACGCGCGCGCGCCTGGTCACCTGGATCGGCTGGTCGCAGCTGTCGGGCGTCGCGGTGTTCCTCATCGCCCAGCTGAACAGCATCACCGAGCTGACGACCCTCGTCGCGCTCTATGCCCTCACCGCGGGCGCGGTGATGCTGCTCGCCCTCGACGGCGCTCTCGTCGCCCCGCGCCTCGAGCTCCCGGCGCCGCCCCGCGATGGCCGCGCGCCCGGGGACGCCGCCGACGCCCCCGCCACGACCCGCGGCATCCGGGGTCTCCGTCGCCCCGCGGCGCTCGCCGCCGTCATCGGCATCGTGCCCTGGGGGCTCATCGCATTCGCGCAGATCGGCGCGGGCCTCGTCGGCGGCGATCCGATCGGACTCGCGACGCGCATCGTCACGCTCGTCGTGCTCGCGCTGTCGATCGCGGTGTGGTTCCGGGGCTGGTTCCGCCCCGCGGACGCCGACGCTCCCGGCATCCTTCCCCTTATCGCGACGACCGCGCTCGCCTGGGGGGTGGTACTCGCCGCCGGCTGAGCCCGACCGGCTCACGACACCGCGCCTGAGCCCGCCGGCTCACGACACCGCGACTAGGCCCGGAACGCCCGCAGCATCGTCTTCGCCAGCGCCGGCCACCGCCGGTGCATGCGGAACCGCGTGAACCCCTCGCTGACGGTCGCGCCGGTTCGCGACGAGACGAACCACGGCGGCTTCGGCAGCACCGAAAAGCGGCCGCCGCGCACGAGCGCCGAGAGCGACCGTGGGAACGGCCGGAACGGACCGCGCGCGACCGACCGCTCCACGTCGTCGAGGAGCAGCGCGTTGTGCACGATGCCGATGCCGCTCCCTACGTCCTGCAGGGTTCCGCCGGGGAAGGCGCTCCACGTGAGGGTGGGGGTGAGGAAGACGAACGCCGTCCAGGCGTTGATCGCGATCGCGCCGTACCGCAGGTCGGCTAGCGCGCGTTCGACGCCGTCGCCGAGAGCCGCCTCGGTCGCCGGGTCGATCAGGATGTTCGCCCCCAGCGACCCGGTCAGCCGCTCGTTCGCGTGCGCGACCGCGGCGTCGAGGAACTGCTGGCCGACGCCGGGGAGCGAGATGACTCCGAGGACCGGTGCGAAGTACTCCGTCTCCTCGATCGGTCCGGGCACGACGCCCGCCTCCGTCTGCACCAGCAGCCGGGTGCCGTCGGCGCACCACAGCGCGTCGGGGTACGCCGCCGCGGCGGCATCCATCCGCTCCGCACTGCCGGGGTACCAGGACGTCCGGGTCGGCGCG of the Microbacterium invictum genome contains:
- a CDS encoding extracellular solute-binding protein; this translates as MRSAKRAAAAALLTVSALAVAGCAAGGGSGSGGDAASCEPAGEDVTLTFTSWIPGIEDAVAMWNEENPDIQVEVQTGPSGNAGTYQNFFNQLEAGNAPDLGQIEYDALPNFRVQDGLVDLGACEDVLAAEDQFLDWTWGQVTLGTEDEVYGIPQDQGPMALFYRSDLFEQNGIPVPTTWEEYREAAVQIRELGGYITNFSDSDINQFAGFVWQAGGQWFENDGDAWTVNLTGEESTTVADYWQDLIENDLVSTYPAWTDEWNNAYNSGEVWTWNSAVWGANSILSGAPDTSGNWSVALAPQWNAGDEKAGNWGGSSIAVFNGTDHLYEAAKFALWLNTSEEALTSLNETAQIYPATTAGLELPVLQEGVEFYGGQPIYDVFAQAATQVDPNFTWGPTMTQTYGDVSDGFKAAAQGNGTLLEALEEGQAATVSTLEAQSIPVAE